In one Massilia endophytica genomic region, the following are encoded:
- a CDS encoding DUF3238 domain-containing protein — translation MSLKIWISSFIPATISGYTLDVPGQAGKSMIPGPTPASDCYHTDQRGFAADPNASARMRSLVELSQQDFALITQNHHCDFTVECDCEDGDEECRRAPATADLVIKNLQTSAALCKFAFEGGAGNPCATGAPQINWSVQVEVKRLAGGKIQVAALSGSKVEPFPAFEMYASLNGAVREVFKVGPQPGTTPWDLVGPPNRPVSGTVAF, via the coding sequence ATGAGCCTGAAAATCTGGATCAGCAGCTTTATTCCCGCCACCATCTCGGGCTATACCCTGGACGTGCCCGGCCAGGCCGGGAAATCGATGATTCCTGGCCCCACCCCGGCCAGCGACTGCTATCACACGGATCAACGGGGATTCGCCGCCGATCCGAATGCCAGCGCCAGGATGCGTTCCCTTGTCGAGCTGTCGCAGCAGGATTTCGCCCTGATTACGCAGAATCACCATTGCGATTTCACGGTCGAGTGCGATTGCGAGGATGGGGACGAGGAATGCCGCCGTGCTCCCGCAACGGCGGATCTGGTAATAAAGAATTTGCAGACATCGGCCGCGCTGTGCAAATTCGCCTTCGAAGGCGGCGCAGGTAATCCCTGCGCCACGGGCGCGCCGCAAATCAACTGGTCCGTTCAGGTGGAAGTGAAACGTCTGGCGGGCGGGAAGATTCAGGTCGCGGCTTTATCGGGCAGCAAGGTCGAGCCTTTCCCGGCATTTGAAATGTACGCAAGCCTCAACGGCGCCGTACGCGAAGTATTCAAAGTGGGACCACAGCCCGGAACGACGCCCTGGGACCTGGTCGGTCCCCCCAACCGCCCGGTCTCCGGAACCGTGGCCTTCTAG
- a CDS encoding coiled-coil domain-containing protein, which produces MNRTDDLSFGIFPQARSLHAHYERFLLHLPEFRASRRSVLMGMGAVTAGMPLAGALARSASQFVVDARSNRLAVLVGGIEAWAVDTRWFDGMPHLTSRQSDGFLHVRLAHALFPGTNLAADFQLTAKRTGAAWIARMQIPSLGFAAEFPFESWLLGHERASSASRRQQLGFRQAQDLRLDWNGGTVSVGADWMIDVAGMDAGVLRIGVRKALLRGLRLQLLCAGERADAQDLPRRTDLWPELREGAPLCFTDGDRTMSLAPATLSSFIGASREEARLMLHGEAGSSLCWKMAPAREIAMPAVQARLNIRYTEGQSLVSGRAALAGEHWHHDRLFSAEFAGGGSDLELFAGEGDAAAPTGRRFVVSLPGCDAAMFVQRPGPGSGMAEAIGRSLLDFARHKIRLDEYDLVLKRAADALALTIRFRKVRLEHGWRGWQLFSEGPGSLIEFDFGPQHVLEEAVYISEWCKDMPKSACPAPSGEVALPEELAALAILMHGLHGGVFSGSPVTQAELAAYDVSRLHAFVAFLGTRRAAFNQFRASPKLRQLLAASKPFDPSLAVRAEYARPSHLTFCFTAPEGILFSVQNLLAWAVPVPKAGAHQAHAGTYTAELSPRAQGVGASGFVPLAQDDTADAPWIVRPASLAQSGRDDADYATAIEVPARLVMSQIANDGPVWKAGHALVRSRTGPGEVWSVRLAGARLRAVFAADARCTPAPSCSSSAERYRIKPFMPPAPYDGKDTDYIYRSTLDSRDRHEIVVLSSISGFAALCGSNQVVCENGKGRYVAAPINAEHLQLSSLGANFRYGGRWHPPASDNGGGALSVMRYDHHGQQGRDLDCRVEYKGFLLPLGHPAILVKLTERRFCFERNKAGRYQLVARPVQRFFIRVPAFTRAFPATGQPNDLRLWGHAAITMEEFQTPDLADPAGLLSDFNHLGQSGFWPHDLCGNPIEFSFGEPGSKTRYAAPLVFIDNNVAHSAPAMKCALEAWRQQTHELLKLAAPQWPAGPQRGMATVLSGRLPYIPGRSGDHTDIETDRIILDVQNRLDEQAALELPAGQPAPATHAYRYGQYDERAQAGYGSCPDNYGKFGWPAWGVTAQMEGQRQPPFYPVRRRCRISLGKVSALNGKAGRQYLLEFDPVYAAAGLDPQHNPGEIFARFVGEAPRLDFSGDTSRSGGFASPSTAFVYLSAKRGPLGGPLGDLVGLQAATAYSPVADSDPSACLTALTASTTTRSTLVVRNAHAANMVPAEFFSAFLGDAKLLGVVRLADVVQSALAAAGSRIPTINTESLFDFAADALRPLAARLREGLAEVASRLSDANQVPAAVAARLKPGLDAAMGDLSRLEAALGGNAAAAGEALAAANQLANSLGALARAAEGIAREPELLLPPDVAKAIADMKLLFEALRDRDLQEIVLRWLTRVLEDLVSAELEDRLAKLRKAIDERPELAAIRSQVIELQRRAEELRTMAEQLRADALGKVDEALDAVYRLAGELAAIEAIVSRQVEQQLQQAIDKLVGELTAAYAGIKREVIDALMRAAGTLRAEVSKGLLGLEREADVLNLRTEAAPYLAEASRAAAALTAAIDDQITQLSAFAVPSAFLAAARDWRQEARQIEYVMSLPERLARQMSRVAEMLDALSALGRRLYAGNDGQVNAWCQSKLKPFGDAFSAYVQTATAEAVFSVKTAAARLQACAASLEALASQHALAAAYLLDLGRKLRLASADLDITARLLPGGARPLFDFSKPCAKVDGAISAEARRLHAELAGALETVRHVSQAIRFLRSELLAGDQALRQQWQALVGELLRLRSEVEGRIRIALTGFSTSVAQPLRTAIAKVLSQPVGADPLKAYLSKEVLAAVQELDAALGDIRALETGAGRSALLEKARRVLAMLAQALSLDGIGRLADVERLLADMVGMLGIPNRVRISYDWDCDLRAFPEGEGAIFEPQLEKHMSIHAIAETGLDGKPVSSLRATLSPFKINLFGKGAANFLTLHMDELTLTVPPGGKLDCQTRVLMAEPGKALGFVQNLATLLGLDPGFLILPTARGISVSYEFHADHKELGGFHVQNIAFAISADLPFDNSPVRVAVRLSEKLRPFLISAGIYGGGGFFKLQTRADTIEVLEASFEYGFVGGFGYGVLEGSGRVTAGIYIRLGGTAPTIEGFFCAMGEVTLAGLFNAGASLRVTLAYQIRSREMAGNAEYEFHFSIGWVEYSYSVNVDYVKPGDKENGGGNQRLAAAGAAPLLPASAGSAEARRPSNNAFSRGAWESLWASHADAACGAAPRSTCTP; this is translated from the coding sequence ATGAACCGCACCGACGATCTCAGCTTTGGCATTTTCCCTCAAGCGCGCAGCCTCCACGCCCATTACGAGCGCTTCCTTCTCCACCTTCCCGAATTCCGTGCCAGCCGCCGCTCCGTCCTGATGGGCATGGGCGCCGTGACGGCCGGGATGCCGCTGGCCGGCGCGCTGGCGCGCAGCGCCTCGCAATTCGTCGTGGACGCCCGCAGCAACCGGCTGGCGGTGCTGGTGGGCGGTATCGAGGCCTGGGCCGTCGATACGCGCTGGTTCGACGGTATGCCGCATTTGACAAGCAGGCAGAGCGACGGCTTCCTCCATGTCCGCCTGGCCCACGCGCTGTTCCCCGGTACAAATCTCGCTGCCGATTTCCAGCTGACGGCCAAACGCACCGGCGCAGCCTGGATTGCGCGCATGCAGATTCCCAGCCTGGGATTTGCCGCGGAGTTTCCCTTCGAGTCCTGGCTGTTGGGCCATGAGCGGGCGTCCTCCGCCTCGCGCCGTCAGCAGCTGGGCTTTCGCCAGGCCCAGGACCTGCGCCTGGACTGGAACGGCGGCACCGTCAGCGTGGGCGCGGACTGGATGATCGATGTCGCCGGCATGGACGCCGGCGTCCTGCGCATCGGCGTGCGCAAGGCGCTGCTTCGCGGCCTGCGCCTCCAGCTGCTGTGCGCTGGCGAGCGCGCCGATGCCCAGGATCTGCCGCGCCGGACGGATCTGTGGCCGGAGCTGCGGGAGGGGGCGCCGCTCTGCTTCACCGACGGCGACAGGACGATGTCCCTGGCGCCCGCCACGCTGTCCAGTTTTATCGGGGCCTCGCGCGAGGAGGCCCGGCTGATGCTGCACGGCGAAGCCGGATCGTCCCTGTGCTGGAAGATGGCGCCGGCACGCGAGATCGCCATGCCTGCCGTCCAGGCCCGGCTCAATATCCGCTATACGGAGGGGCAGAGCCTGGTATCGGGCCGGGCGGCCCTGGCAGGGGAACACTGGCACCACGACCGCCTGTTCTCGGCGGAATTCGCCGGAGGCGGCAGCGACCTCGAGCTCTTCGCGGGGGAAGGCGACGCAGCCGCGCCCACCGGACGGCGCTTTGTCGTGAGCCTGCCCGGCTGCGATGCCGCCATGTTCGTGCAGCGTCCGGGACCCGGTAGCGGAATGGCCGAAGCCATCGGCCGCAGCCTCCTGGACTTCGCCAGGCACAAGATCCGGCTCGACGAGTACGACCTGGTCCTGAAGCGCGCGGCCGATGCACTGGCGCTCACCATACGTTTCCGCAAGGTGCGGCTGGAGCATGGCTGGCGCGGCTGGCAGCTCTTCAGCGAGGGGCCGGGCAGCCTGATCGAATTCGATTTCGGCCCCCAGCACGTGCTCGAGGAAGCCGTCTATATCTCCGAATGGTGCAAGGACATGCCGAAGAGCGCCTGTCCAGCGCCCAGCGGCGAAGTCGCCCTGCCGGAAGAACTGGCTGCGCTCGCCATACTCATGCACGGGCTGCATGGCGGCGTCTTCTCCGGCAGTCCTGTCACCCAGGCCGAGCTGGCCGCCTACGACGTGAGCAGGCTGCACGCCTTCGTCGCCTTCCTGGGCACGCGGCGCGCCGCCTTCAACCAGTTCCGCGCCTCGCCCAAGCTGCGCCAGCTGCTCGCGGCTTCCAAGCCCTTCGATCCCTCGCTGGCGGTGCGCGCCGAATATGCCCGTCCCAGCCATCTGACCTTCTGCTTTACGGCGCCGGAGGGCATTCTCTTCAGCGTGCAGAATCTTCTGGCCTGGGCTGTTCCCGTGCCGAAAGCCGGCGCCCACCAGGCCCATGCCGGGACTTATACCGCAGAGCTGAGCCCGCGCGCCCAGGGCGTCGGCGCCAGCGGCTTCGTCCCGCTGGCCCAGGACGACACGGCGGATGCGCCATGGATCGTCCGTCCCGCCAGCCTGGCCCAGTCCGGAAGGGACGACGCCGATTACGCGACGGCCATCGAAGTGCCCGCCCGCCTCGTCATGAGCCAGATCGCGAACGACGGGCCCGTCTGGAAGGCCGGCCATGCGCTCGTCCGCAGCCGCACGGGACCTGGCGAGGTATGGAGTGTGCGGCTGGCAGGAGCCAGGCTGCGCGCCGTGTTCGCGGCGGACGCACGCTGCACGCCGGCGCCATCCTGTTCCTCTTCGGCCGAGCGCTACCGGATCAAGCCCTTCATGCCTCCGGCGCCGTACGACGGCAAGGATACGGACTACATCTATCGCAGCACGCTGGATTCGCGGGACCGCCATGAAATCGTGGTGCTCAGCTCGATCAGCGGCTTCGCGGCCCTGTGCGGATCGAACCAGGTCGTGTGCGAGAACGGAAAGGGCCGCTATGTGGCCGCGCCGATCAATGCCGAACATCTCCAGTTGAGCAGCCTGGGCGCGAACTTCCGCTATGGCGGGCGCTGGCATCCTCCCGCCTCGGACAACGGTGGCGGCGCCCTGAGCGTCATGCGCTACGACCACCACGGGCAGCAGGGCCGGGACCTGGACTGCCGGGTCGAATACAAGGGCTTCCTGCTCCCGCTGGGCCATCCCGCCATTCTCGTCAAGCTCACCGAGCGCCGCTTCTGCTTCGAGAGGAACAAGGCGGGGCGCTACCAGCTGGTGGCGCGGCCGGTGCAGCGCTTCTTCATCCGCGTTCCGGCATTCACCCGCGCCTTTCCGGCTACCGGTCAGCCCAACGACTTGCGGCTGTGGGGGCACGCCGCCATCACGATGGAAGAGTTTCAGACGCCGGACCTGGCCGATCCCGCCGGGCTCCTGTCGGACTTCAACCATCTCGGCCAGAGCGGTTTCTGGCCGCATGACCTGTGCGGCAACCCCATCGAATTTTCGTTCGGCGAACCGGGCAGCAAGACGCGCTATGCAGCGCCGCTGGTCTTCATCGACAACAACGTCGCCCACAGTGCGCCTGCCATGAAATGCGCGCTGGAGGCTTGGCGCCAGCAGACGCACGAGCTGCTAAAGCTGGCGGCGCCGCAATGGCCAGCCGGCCCGCAGCGTGGCATGGCCACCGTACTCTCCGGCCGCCTGCCCTATATACCGGGCCGCAGCGGCGACCATACCGACATCGAGACCGACCGCATCATTCTCGACGTCCAGAACCGGCTGGACGAGCAGGCGGCGCTCGAGCTCCCCGCCGGCCAGCCCGCGCCGGCCACGCACGCCTACCGCTACGGCCAGTACGACGAACGAGCCCAGGCCGGCTATGGGTCCTGTCCGGACAACTACGGCAAGTTCGGCTGGCCGGCCTGGGGCGTGACCGCACAGATGGAAGGGCAGCGGCAGCCGCCTTTCTATCCCGTGCGGCGGCGCTGCCGGATCAGCCTGGGCAAGGTCTCTGCGCTGAACGGCAAGGCGGGACGCCAATACCTGCTCGAATTCGACCCCGTGTATGCGGCGGCGGGCCTGGACCCGCAGCACAACCCTGGCGAGATCTTTGCCCGCTTCGTCGGCGAGGCGCCCAGGCTCGATTTCAGCGGCGACACCTCGCGCTCCGGAGGCTTCGCCAGCCCCAGCACCGCTTTTGTCTACCTCTCCGCCAAGCGCGGCCCCCTGGGCGGCCCGCTCGGCGACCTGGTCGGGCTGCAGGCCGCCACGGCCTACAGCCCGGTCGCCGACAGCGACCCCTCCGCCTGCCTCACGGCGCTGACGGCCAGCACCACGACACGGTCCACGCTCGTCGTGCGCAACGCGCATGCCGCCAACATGGTTCCGGCAGAGTTCTTCAGCGCCTTCCTGGGCGATGCCAAGCTGCTCGGCGTGGTGCGCCTGGCCGACGTGGTCCAGTCCGCGCTGGCGGCGGCAGGTTCGCGCATCCCCACCATCAACACCGAGTCCCTCTTCGATTTCGCGGCGGATGCGCTGCGGCCTCTCGCGGCGCGGCTCCGGGAGGGCCTGGCTGAAGTGGCGTCGCGGCTGTCGGATGCGAACCAGGTTCCCGCCGCCGTGGCAGCCAGGCTGAAACCGGGGCTCGATGCGGCCATGGGAGACCTGTCCAGGCTCGAAGCGGCGCTCGGGGGCAATGCCGCCGCCGCAGGCGAGGCCCTGGCCGCAGCCAACCAGCTCGCCAACAGCCTGGGCGCGCTTGCCCGTGCGGCGGAAGGCATCGCCAGGGAACCGGAGCTGCTGCTGCCGCCGGACGTGGCCAAGGCCATCGCGGACATGAAGCTGCTGTTCGAAGCGCTGCGCGACAGGGACCTGCAGGAAATCGTCCTGCGCTGGCTGACCCGGGTCCTGGAAGACCTCGTGTCGGCCGAGCTGGAAGACCGGCTGGCCAAGCTGAGGAAGGCCATCGACGAGAGGCCTGAACTGGCGGCCATCCGCAGCCAGGTGATCGAGCTCCAGCGCCGTGCCGAGGAGCTGCGCACCATGGCGGAGCAGCTGCGCGCCGACGCCCTGGGAAAGGTGGACGAAGCCCTGGATGCCGTGTACCGCCTGGCCGGAGAGCTGGCCGCCATCGAAGCCATCGTCAGCCGGCAGGTGGAGCAGCAGCTGCAGCAGGCGATCGACAAGCTCGTGGGCGAGCTGACCGCCGCCTATGCCGGCATCAAGAGGGAAGTGATCGATGCCCTCATGCGGGCCGCCGGAACCTTGCGCGCGGAGGTGTCCAAAGGCTTGCTGGGGCTGGAACGGGAAGCCGATGTCCTGAACCTGCGGACCGAAGCGGCGCCCTATCTGGCCGAGGCCAGCCGCGCGGCGGCGGCGCTGACGGCGGCGATCGACGACCAGATCACGCAGCTCTCGGCATTCGCCGTGCCGTCCGCCTTCCTGGCGGCCGCCCGCGACTGGCGGCAGGAAGCCCGGCAGATCGAATACGTGATGTCGCTGCCCGAGCGGCTGGCACGCCAGATGAGCCGTGTTGCCGAGATGCTCGATGCGCTGAGCGCACTGGGCCGGCGTCTGTATGCAGGCAACGATGGCCAGGTCAACGCCTGGTGCCAGAGCAAGCTGAAGCCTTTCGGCGACGCCTTCTCGGCCTACGTCCAGACGGCGACCGCCGAGGCCGTGTTCAGCGTGAAGACGGCGGCAGCCAGGCTCCAGGCTTGCGCTGCGTCGCTGGAAGCGCTGGCCTCGCAGCATGCGCTGGCCGCCGCCTATCTGCTGGACCTGGGCAGGAAGCTGCGCCTGGCCTCGGCGGACCTGGACATCACAGCCCGCCTGCTGCCCGGTGGGGCGCGGCCTCTCTTCGATTTCAGCAAGCCCTGCGCCAAGGTGGACGGCGCCATCAGTGCCGAGGCGAGGCGCCTGCATGCGGAACTGGCCGGCGCGCTGGAAACGGTACGCCACGTCAGCCAGGCCATCCGCTTCCTGCGTTCCGAACTCCTGGCCGGGGACCAGGCGCTCAGACAGCAGTGGCAGGCCCTGGTTGGCGAGCTGCTGCGCTTGCGCTCCGAAGTGGAGGGCCGCATCCGGATTGCCTTGACGGGTTTCTCCACCTCGGTCGCCCAGCCGCTGCGGACCGCGATAGCGAAGGTGCTGAGCCAGCCGGTGGGCGCCGATCCGCTCAAGGCCTATCTCAGCAAGGAGGTGCTCGCGGCGGTCCAGGAACTTGATGCGGCGCTGGGCGATATCCGGGCACTGGAAACGGGGGCTGGGCGCAGCGCGCTGCTGGAGAAGGCCAGGCGTGTGCTGGCGATGCTGGCGCAGGCGCTATCCCTGGACGGCATCGGGCGCCTGGCGGATGTCGAGCGGCTCCTCGCGGACATGGTGGGCATGCTGGGCATTCCCAACCGGGTTCGCATTTCCTATGACTGGGACTGCGACCTCAGGGCTTTCCCGGAAGGGGAGGGAGCGATCTTCGAGCCCCAGCTCGAGAAGCACATGAGCATCCATGCGATTGCCGAAACGGGGCTGGACGGCAAGCCCGTGTCCAGCCTGCGGGCGACGCTTTCTCCGTTCAAGATCAACCTGTTCGGCAAGGGAGCGGCGAACTTCCTCACCCTGCACATGGACGAGCTGACCCTGACCGTCCCGCCGGGCGGGAAGCTCGATTGCCAGACGCGGGTGCTGATGGCCGAGCCGGGCAAGGCGCTGGGTTTCGTGCAGAACCTCGCAACCCTGCTTGGCCTGGATCCCGGCTTCCTGATTCTTCCCACCGCCAGGGGCATCAGCGTGAGCTATGAGTTCCACGCCGACCACAAGGAATTGGGAGGCTTCCACGTGCAGAATATCGCCTTTGCCATCAGCGCCGACCTGCCGTTCGACAATTCACCGGTGCGGGTGGCGGTGCGGCTGTCGGAGAAGCTGCGGCCTTTCCTGATCTCGGCGGGCATCTATGGCGGCGGCGGCTTCTTCAAGCTGCAGACAAGGGCGGACACCATCGAAGTACTGGAAGCCTCCTTCGAGTATGGCTTCGTCGGCGGCTTCGGCTACGGCGTGCTGGAAGGCTCGGGCCGCGTCACGGCCGGCATCTACATCCGCCTCGGCGGAACGGCGCCGACGATCGAAGGCTTCTTCTGCGCCATGGGCGAAGTCACGCTGGCAGGGCTGTTCAATGCCGGCGCTTCGCTGCGCGTCACGCTCGCATATCAGATCCGCAGCAGAGAGATGGCGGGCAATGCGGAATATGAGTTCCACTTTTCGATCGGCTGGGTTGAATACAGCTACAGCGTCAATGTCGACTATGTGAAGCCTGGCGACAAAGAGAACGGCGGCGGGAACCAGCGGCTCGCGGCCGCAGGCGCGGCGCCGCTGCTGCCCGCTTCGGCCGGCAGCGCGGAGGCACGGCGGCCATCGAACAATGCCTTCTCGCGCGGCGCCTGGGAGTCGCTCTGGGCCAGCCATGCCGATGCTGCCTGCGGCGCCGCGCCACGTTCCACCTGCACTCCCTGA